The following nucleotide sequence is from Roseivirga sp. BDSF3-8.
CTCAGCCCCCCTTGTCACACTCGATGAGGCCTTAGCCATTGCCCTCAGGCAAAACTACAGCCTGCGCATCGCCGAAAGAGACCTCGAAATAGCCGAGAATAATGTCACCATCGGCAACGCCGGTTTTTTACCCAGCCTGCAGGCTTCCGGCAACTATAATTACTCCAACCAGGACACCCGCATCGAATTCGCCAGCCCCGAGGCAGATAACATAGACCGCAGCGGAGCCGTATCCGAATCCTATGGCGGCGCCCTTACCCTCAACTACACCATTTTCGGCGGTGGCCGCTTCTACATCTACGACCGCCTCATAGCCCAGTCAGACATAGCCCGCCTGCAGGAGTCACAGGCTATGCAGCAGACCATTCTCGATGTCAGCACCCAATACCTCGACATGGCAGGGCAGTACCGCAGTGTGCAGATCAATGAGCAGGCCATAGCCATCTCCGCCGAGCGGTACCTCAGAGTAAAGGGGCGCTACGAGTTTGGTGGCGTTAGCAAACTTGAGCTACTCAATGCCGAAGTAGACCTCAGAAACGACAGCATCACATGGAAGCAATCCATACTTGCCTTTAAGCAGCAGCAAAACGACTTTAATGTCCTCCTTGGTGTGCCGGTAGATACCACCTACCGTATTGACACAGCCTTTTCCTACACCCGTAACCTCGAGCTGCAGACCATACTGTCCGAGGCAGACCAGCGAAACCCCTCCCTCAGGCTCGCCAAACTAGACCGCCAGGTGAATGAACTAAGGGTAAAAGAAACCAATGCAGGCTTCTGGCCCATACTTGACCTTAGCGGAGGCTACCAATACAACCGTACCGAAAACGAGGCCGGCTTTGTCGCCCTGCAGCGTACCAAAGGCTGGAATACCGCCCTCAACCTCACCTTTGTCATCTACGACGGAGATAACCGTAACCGCCTTGTACAGAACGCTGAGGTTAACCTTGCCAGCAGCGACATACGGCTGGAACAAGCCCGCGCCACCCTGCAGGCAGACATTCGCAATGCATGGGTAGCCTACACCACCAATGTAGACCTGCTGGAAAGCAGCCTGGATAATCTGGAAGTGGCACGTTTGCAGTACACCCGCAGCCAGGAAGCCTTCGCCACCGGCGAGATCAACGGCCTGGACCTGCGCGACGCCCAGCTAAACCTGATCCGTGCCCGTAAAAACGTATCCGATCAGCAGATAGCCGTCAGGCAGGCCGAAATCAGCCTTTACTACCATGCCGGCTTGCTCGTAGAATAGCCCGTGTTTTATATGTACTTAGGACACTTTTCATTTACGAATATTCCCTCATTAGTTCGGTAGAGTTTCCCGGTGGTTTATCCCGGTTACCCTATGGTCAGGTAAGCGCCCCCCTATGTACAATACCAAATGTCAGTGCATTAGACGTTTATTCGTTTTACAGACTTTACCCGTGTGGGCCCGGCACGTCCCCGAAGCAGGGAACCCGGCAATAAGCTGTGGTTTCCTGCTGGTTTATTTGCGGGAAATCATGAGGTATTTTTAGAGATTGTGAAAGTTTTTCTTATATTGGAGGACTATTTCAAACGATTGCATAGACCCACGGTGGTGATTTTAGTTCATTTGTGGAACTAAAAATTGACAAGCACTTTCTCCACCGAATGCAGACCGGCTGATCTTTCACTTTTACTGGAATGTAAATGCCTTTTTTTAGGCACACAGCCGCTTCGTTTGGCAGAGTATGCCGGTGGATTAGTAAATCCTTACGCGTGGGCAAAAGGCCCTGGACGTGCTATTTGGCCGGTCATTTTTTAAATACTCGTTACTGACCGTTAGTGTCAGAAATTTTTCAAGGTTTTATAAAATAAATAGCTTCCAAAAATGAGACAGAAAATGCTGGAGTACAGTAAAATGATTCTGAGTAAGGTTAGTTTTAGCCGCGCCCTTTTCCAAAAAGAGTACCGGAAATCATTGAACATACTGGAAAAGAGCGAAGCTGAAGCGCTCCGTGAATGGGTGCAGCAAAACTATTTGCATCAGAAAGACCTTTGGTACACGGCTGACTCCTCTGCCGAGAGTCATATCGTGGCTTAAGTACAGATACATGAGGTATCTGTAGGGATCCGATCCCATGAGATTTGCAGTGTGCAGAATCTTTTAAGAATTACAACAGACCCCCTATAACCGGCCTATTTCAGGCCGGTTTTTTTTGTAACCACCCCCTGCGTTTACCCGTAAATATTCCTGATGGTTTCAAGCTAAAAAATCCATTGTGAAAGCTATACGCTCATTTTCTGCATGTCTGGTTATTGCCATTGCCCTACAGGTCAATGCAGATGCCACCTTTAAAGTAGAAGAGGCCGAAAGCAAGACCCCTGTAGAGGCAGTTGCCAGTCACTATTACCAGCGTAAGCCTGCTAAAGAAAGCATAAGGCAGCAGCAAAAGCTGGCTGAGCCCGCCTTTAGGCTTACCCAACTTCACACACCCTCACTTGCTTCAGCGACAAGTACGCCGCCCATTAGGCGTTACCTTGTTTTCTGCTCCTTTCTTTGTTAGCCAGTTCCCTTCAGACTCCACTGAATTTTACTGCTAACAAAAAACCACAGAATACATGAAGACATCCATGCTTGAGTATTGCAAGCTCATACTGTCCAAGGTATGTTTTGATAAGAGACTTTTCTGGAAAGAATACCGCAAAAGCCACCGCTTTCTGGGAGACCAGGACGCCTCTATCCTCAGAGAATGGGTCAGAGAAAAGTATTTCTCTACCGGTAAAAAACAAACGGCCACCTCACATGCCGCCTGAAGGGTATTGATTCTAATACAGTGTTAAACAAAAAAACCGGCCATATGAGCCGGTTTTTATTTTTTGGGGAATAGCTGATGCCAGATACTACTCCTGGAGTAAAGATCCCGTAAGACGCAGTATTTCCGTTTCTGACTGGATCAGGTCATACCGTGCCTGCAGATTTTCCAGGGAGGCATTCAGGAAAGCCAGTTGGATGTCACGGTAGTCAAAACTGTTAATGATACCCGTGCTGTATTTATCTTCCGCCAGCTGTACATTCAGTTGCGAAGCTTCCGCATTCAGCGCGCTTATGGCCTGCAGGCTCTTGCGTACGTCATACAATTCCACCGCCGTTTTCAGATCATTCGACAATTCCAGCATTAACTCATCTACCAGCAGATCGCCAATATTTTCCTCGACCATGGCATTTGCAATGTCCCTTTTCACCCGGCCACCGTCATATAGCGTAAAGTTCAGCGTGAAGTTTACAAAGAACTGATTACTAAGGTTATTAATCACCGGCGGCGTACCTTCCCCTACATTCGCCTGACTCAGGTCTAAACGCGAGCGGTTATGGCTATAGCCCCCCGTGGCGGTGATAGTCGGATACTGCTGTGCCTGTGCCAGCATCACCGACTTCTTCAGTAGCTGCTGGTTCAGGTACTGATTCCGCAGGTTCGTATTGTTAGCCGCCATCTGTGCGTAGAGCGCATCATAGTCAAAGTTCGTCTCTATCACCTCCAGGCTATCAGATACCTGTATTTGGTGATCCAGCGGCAGCGCCAGCAACACCTTCAGGTCACGCAGCGCCTGACCGTAAGCCTGTACCTGCCGCACATAGTTTGAGCTATCCGTCAGGTAAGCCGTCTGCTCCTGCAGCAAGTCAAAAGTCACCGCACTACCGATGCGCTTCCGCTCCTGTACGTAGCGGTAGCGGTCTCCGCTCACGTCCAGTGTACGCCTGAATACCTCCAGCCGTTCCTTTTCCAGCACCGCCTGGTAGTACTGTCCTATGATCGCCTTCATGGTGTTTTCCACTACCAGGGCCGCATTACCCATGCTCTGCTCTTCCAGTAGTGCCAGGCGGTGCTTGCTAATGTTTACCGCAAAGCCATTGAATAGCGTCCAGCTTACATTCACCCCCGGTGATACCGAATTACGAATAGTCGTGCCCGATAACTGAAAAGGGGCTGCATTAGGCACGTCAGACAGGCTGTTTTGCTGATCCACCACCAGGTTGATCGTAGGCCAGCGGCCCGCCTCACCCCATGAGTTATTGTTTTCAGCTATATCCACCCGTTTTCGCTCTATCCGGATATCGAAATTATTTTCCAGACCCAGTGATAACGCTTCGGCCAGGCTCAGGGAGTTTCCTTCCTGAGCCGCAGCCGGATGGTACCAGGCAGCACCTAACAGTACACCCGTTAGCAGGGTGCGTAATACTTTATGAAATATCTTCATGAATATGCGTGCTAAAGTCCCTTATTATCCTCTCTGCTCACAGATGTAGTGGCGAGCGTTTTAGCGTTGCCCATACGGATGGACTTCTCTCTTCGGTGATTTTTGATGGAAGGCTCCAGCCTCTCCCTCCTGATTTTATGGCCGAACGTCCTGGCCAGGCCATATCGCAGGTCATTGAATACCAGTACCAGTACAGGCAGGAATATCAGGATGAACATCGTGCCGAATAAGATACCGTACGCCACCGATACTGCCATGGGAATCAGGAATTGCGCCTGAAAGCTTTGCTCCAGTATGAGCGGATACAAACCTGCCACCGTCGTGATGGTAGTAAGCAAAATAGCTCTGAAACGCGCCTGACCGGCATTAAATATAGCCGTCTGTATATCCTCACCCTCCAGCAGGTTTCGGTTATACTTATCTATGAACACCACCGCATCGTTAATAACCACCCCAGCCAGCGCAAGCATACCCCAGGCACTAAGTAACGAAACCGGTGTGCCCTCCAGGCCATGCCCCCAGCAGGCTCCGATCCAGCCCAGAGGGATCATAAGGATGACCAATATGGCCTGTATGAAACTCCGGAAGCTGATAATAAGGATAATGATGATCACGATAAGAGCCAGGCCAAGGTACACGATCATCTGCTGCAGTGACTCCTCACTGTTTCTGGATTGCCCTTCATAACTGAAGCGAACACCCGGGTAGGAAGCCAGTACCTTAGGTTCTATATCCGTCCGGATCTTCTCCAGGATAGCGGGCACCTCGGCGTAAGGGTCCTCCAGGTCCGCTTCGATCGTGATCTCACGGCTGCCGTCCCTGTGCCGGATCGAGCTGGGGCCACGCTCTATGCTGTAGTCCACCAACTGAGTAAGCGGGTACGCTTCGCCGCTTTGGCTACGGATCTTGGCGCTCTCCAACTGGCCGATGTTCATCCGGTCCTCACGAGGGTAGCGAACATATACCCGTACCTCGTCTATCCCTCTCTGCAGGCGCTGGGCTTCTCCACCGAAAAATCCCTGGCGAAGCTGGTTTGAGATAATATTGCGGTCCAGGCCCAGGAAGTAGGCCTCCTCTTTGGGCTGAATGAGCACCTCTCTGCGTCCCAGGGGGTCCGTGTCCGAGATATCCTTAAGCATCGATATACCAGCCAGTTCCTCCTTCAGCATTTCCGTGGCCCCTTCCATTTCCTCCAGGTCATTGCCCAGCAGGCCGATAGAAACCGGCTTACCCCACCGGTTCATACCACCTACGGCAAACTTTTCAGCCTCCGGTACCGGCCCTATGTACTGCCTTATCATTCCCGCTATCTGGAAAGTGGATATCGGAGAGCCCTCCATATCTTCCAGCGAGACGCCTATGCTACCGGTATGGCTGCCGCTCTCACCGCCATTCATCATCACACCGGTTACCCGCGTAGTGCTTTCAATAAATTTAAAATCAGGATGGTATACGGCAAGCGTATCTTCTACCTGCCTTACTGCCTGCTCAAACCGTACCAGGTAGTCCTCTACAATGGCCTCGCCAGTACCAGGCTTAAAGGCCACCCCGATCTCGATCCTGTCAAACTGGATAGGAGGGAAGAAGGTATACCGGATGATCCCTCCCTTAAACATACCTATGGTGATAAGGAAAAAGAAAATGATTAGCGCAAAGCTTACATAGCGATAATCCAGGGCTTTTTTCAGGACCTTGCCATACACATGAGAACGCACCCAGTTAATCGAGTTTTCCAGGGCATTCTTAATTCGGGTAAAGAGCGTCTTTCTCTCCTGCTGCTTAAGCACAGATTTAGACCCGATGTGACCGGGCAGTACCAGGAAAGCCTCTACTAGTGAGAAGGAAAGGCTGGCAACCACCACAAAGGCGAGGTCTCCGAAAAACTCGAATGTACCCGTAACAAAGAACAGGGGTGTAAAGGCAACAATAGTGGTAAGAACAGAGGTGAATACCGCAGGTAATACCTCCAGCGTGCCATCAAGAGCAGCCTTCATTGGCTTTTTGCCCTTTTCAAAATGGGTGTAGATGTTTTCGGCGATCACAATACCATCATCCACAAGGATACCCACCACCAGGATCATTCCGAACAGGGAGATCATATTAATGGTCACACCACCGAAATAGGCAGCTATCGCCATACCCATGAAGCTGATGGGGATGCCCATGGCTACCCACATACTCAGCCTGAGGTTGAGAAACAGACCTAATACGACTATGATAAGGAAGAACCCGATGACCCCGTTTTTCACCAGCAGGTTCAGACGGGAGTGGAGGGTATTCAGAAAGTCGAGTGTGATGGTGAGGTTTACATCATTATGCTTTTCGTTAAACGTAGCCGCATAATTATTTACGTAGGAACTGATGGCCTCCAGGTCCTCCTCAGGCAGTTTCGTTACCTCAATATTTACCGACTGCTCCCCATTGTAATACACGCTGTAGGATTGCTCGGCAAACTGCAGTTTCACGTCTGCAATGTCCTTTATCAGAAGGTTTGTGCCCTCAGCATTCGAGCGGAGCGTAATATTGCCTATCTCGTCAGGGTCTACCTCTTTGGCGCGGGAACGGATAAGTACCTCCTCCTGCGTGTTTCTGAGGGTACCGGCCGATATATCCCTGTTTTGGGTGCGTATGGCAGTTATGATGTCCTCAAAGGTAAGGTTATACCTGTTCAGGTTCTCTTCCGGTACTTCCACACTGATCTCCAGGGTAGGGTAGCCCGATATTTCCACCTGGCTGATGAGGCCGGAGTTCAGGAGGTCTTTTTCCACACGTTGGGCATACTCCTTCAGCTCCATCATTTCCAGATCACCATGCAGTACCATGATGACGCCCCGGTCCGTATTCTTTCTTTTAAAAACGGTGGGCTTTTCAGCATTTTCAGGAAAGCTGCTGATCTGGTCCACGGCATTTTTTACCTCTGTGAGTATCTCATCTATGTCGTAATTTTCATAGGTGGTGATATTCACGTTGGCAGAGTTCTCCGAGCTGGTGGAGATGATCTCTTTTATACCGGGAATGGCTTTTACCGCCTGCTCGATCTTGGTGGCTACCCCTTCTTCCATCTCACGTGGTGATGCTCCGGGCATAGCCACATTAATGGTAATATTATTAGTGGAGCGCTCAGGGAAGAAAGACTTTTTCATTAAAAGGCCGGCCCCGATACCACCCATCAGGAGTACCAGAATGATCAGGTTAGCCAGCAGGGGGAATTTAATGAATTCGCCTACTAATTTTTTCATAAGCTTATCCTTGCAGGATTTGTACTTTCATATCTTCTTCAGCCGTGGCCGGGGCCTCGGTCACCAGTTTTTCTCCTGGTTCCAGGCCTCTTATCAGGTAGGTCTCATCATTGCTTTTCACCACCTGTATCTGCTTCTTCTTCAATACCCCGTCGCTTACCACATATACATGGTTACGGTCGAACACGCTTTTGCGCGGGATTTCCATGACATTTTCCAGCGTCTCGCCATCTATCACAGCCTTCATATACATGCCGTCATACAAAGGGGCTTCCCGGCGGGGCTTTACATTAATGTACACATTTATCGACTGGGTGCTGGGGTCCACGCGTTCCGCTTTGCGCAGGATAGTACCTTCCCATTCAGTTTCACCCTCACGGTCTGTCACCACCACCTCACTGCCTGTTTTTACAAACTTCTCGTTACGGATCTCGATAGGCACTTCCAGCTCCAGCTTGTCAGTCCGGAAAATCCTGGCTATCTGACCGCCGGCATTCACTACAGAGCCCGTTTCCAGGAATACCTCCGAGATATTACCATCATACGGCGCGTAGATATAGTATTTTCTAAGGCGCTCTTCCAGGCTGCGTATGCTATAGTATTCGTTCAGAATATTACGGGTGGCGAGGAAGGTCTTTAGCTTAGGGTCTTCCACTGCAGGGATTGCAGGCAGGGTTTTCTCTATGTCTATTTTATCAAAGTAACTCTGCCAGGCCTCATAGCTGTCAGTGAAGTCAATACGCAGGTCCGGAAGTATCCCGGCAATCATATTAAGAAAGGTGCTCTTACGTGCCTGTATGGTCAGCCGGTTTTCAGTATCGTCTATACGCGCGAGAAGCTGCCCTTTTCTGAAGGACTGCCCTCTTTTTAGTGATACGGATCCGGGTAGAAGTCTACCGCTTACCTCGGCGGTAATTGTTACGGGCTGGCTGGATCCCAGACGGCCAAATGCCTCTACACTGGAGTTTTTATCGCTGTAAGAGACCTCCTGTACACGCACGTGATTTACAACCGGCGGTTTGGGGCGTTGGGGTGGAAGCTCTTTCTGGTTGCTGAAATAGGTCATGAGTCCGTATCCCGATGCCAGGATCAGAATGACAAGCAATCCAGCTAGCATTACCTTTTTATTCATCGATGCCAATTTTCCTTTATTAAGTAGCTTTTTTTTCTACGCGAAATTATGAAACGTGTTTAGCAGTTGACAGGCTATTTACGCCAGCGGATGTATGAATTAACAGGCGGAGGGGAGAGGCATTAAAAAAAGCCCCTGCACAGGGCAGGGGCTTTAAATAAGGGCGCCGGCAATGTCTCCGGCTTAGTTCAATAGCATATTTTTTTCTGTCAGGTAGTACCGGCTACCAATCAGAAGATAGTCATTGGTCATTTCCTCATCAAACAGTTCACTGGCCATGAACTCCGGATCAGTGGTCATGTCCTCGGCTACTACAGGAGCCTGCCAGTAGATAACCATGTGCACCAGGCTGATATCGTTCTGGTCTTTCCAGATTTCTTTTTTGATGAAGCTACGCTGGTCTTCCAGTTTACCTGTCCATTCAGTACTGTCTTTCCGGAAGAAATCTTCCTGGGAAGACGGGTCTACTCTGAAAGTGAGGAACTCCACTGCTACCGATGCCTTTCGCTCTTTCTGTCTAAGTTTGGATACACCCGTATGGAATATGCCAACGACCATCAGAACAATCAGTAGAAGTGAGAATCTTTTCATCAAGAACAGGAATTAATTAAGTGTTTGAATAGGTAAACTTACCTACCAAATATAATCATTTATATGATGCAATTGCAAGTATTAACGTGCGGTATGTACTAAACATAGAAAACCTGCCTCTGCAATTCCTGAAAAGTGAGGCAGTTACCTACTTTATTTGTGTTTTTCCTGGCGACTGTGTAATTAAATGTATAATTGCCCTTTTTGAATAATTAAAATTATCAAGTTCTAAAACGTAATATTTCCGGGGTTTAGATACCTCTTTTTTAGCGGTAATTGAGGGTTATATGCCCTCAAATAGCGTGTGTGTATCCAGGTAGTCAGGTACGGTGGCCTGCCATTTCAGTTCCTGCGAAATATAATTCTGAAGGGCCATGGCACTTTCTTCTTCGCCATGTACGATGTAGGTCATCTTGGGGCTGCTTTCGAAACCGGAAAGCCAGCGGTGTAGCTCCTGCCGGTCTGCATGTGCGGAGAGGCCGTCTATATCTTTTACATGACAGCGTATAGGCACGGGCAGTCCGAATACTTTGACGGCTATTTCACCATCCTGAATATCACGCCCCCGGGTGCCCACAGGCTGGAATCCGCTGAAGAGCAAGGTGTCGTTCTCCCGTGGCAGGCGGTGGTAGAGGTGATGGAGGATACGCCCGCCGGTGAGCATGCCGCTGGCTGATAATATCACGGCATTCTTTTCCAGCTTATTGAGGCTTTTGGATAGCTCCCGGTCACGGCAGTAGTGCAGGTTAGGATGGTCAAATACCCCCCTGGGTTCGTCCAGTTCTTTATTATCCAGGCGGTGGTATTTTATAAACTTCCTGTACAGGTCGGTTACGCTGATGGCCATGGGGCTGTCTATGTAAACAGGAATGTTTGGTATGCGTCCGGCATCTATAAGCTTGGTGAGGTAGTAAATTATGGTTTGGGTACGACCAACACTAAAGGCCGGTATGAGCAGTACCCCACCATTGTCCTGGCTTTCGTTTACCACTTCGGCAAACTGCTCCTCTACGTCCTCATTTACGTCCTCATTAAAGTTATCCCGGTCCCCGTAGGTAGACTCTATGAGTAGTATATCAGCAGAGGGAACACTGGCAGGGTTAAAGAGAGTGGGGTGGTTATACCTGCCCAGGTCACCGCTGAAGAGGATGGTTTTTTCCTGGTAGCTACCCTGCAGGCGTACTTCTACCATGCTGGCGCCCAGAATGTGGCCGGCGTAGTGAAACCGGAAGCTGATTCGCTCATCCAGTCTTATCCACTCACCCATGGGGCTGGTGGTAAGATGAGGGAATACCTGCTGAGCATCTTCTGCCGTGTAGAGGGGTTGGGGGTATTCATGTTTGGAGTATCCTTTTTTCCTGGCAAACTCGGCTTCCTCTTCCTGTAGTCGTCCGGAATCAGTCAGCATGATCCTGAGCAGTTCAGCAGTGGGCTCAGTGCAGTGGACAGGGCCGCGGTACCCGTCTTTAAACAACCTGGGCAGGTAGCCGCTATGGTCTATGTGAGCATGCGTAAGCAGTACGGCATCGATCTTGTCGTGCTCCAATGGCAGCGGGTGCCAGTTTCGTTCCCTGAGGGGCTTAAGACCCTGAAAGAGTCCGCAGTCAATTAGCAAGTGAGTATCGTCTACTTCCAGCAGGTACTTTGAGCCGGTGACGCTCTTGGCGGCGCCAAAAAATTTGAGCCTTACATTCATACAATAAAAAGTGGCAGGTAAAAAAAAAGCACCTCACTGAGGTGCTAAATAATATAGTTAAAGTTCTCTGAAAAACTCCAGAAAACCAGCGTTTCTTCCTTTATAGCGCATAACCAGTAGCGGAAAATCAGAGTCGAGCTGTATGAGCTTCTCTGCTATGCTACCGAGAAAAAAAGCGGTGGATACAGTACGGCCCTTCGCACCGATGACTACCAGGTCAGCCTTCTTATTTTTGGCTACATCCACGATGTTGGTAGTGAAGTCGTTATTATCATCAAGATCGTAGAGGTCTTTAAGGGGTACCTCCTTTTTATCGATCTTATGAATGAACTTTTTAAACTCCATCCGGGCATTTTTCTTCATTCGCTCAGCTACTTCCTTAAAGGACTTGCCTGTATAGTGATAGCCTGCCGGTACTTTATAGACGTTCATGCAGAGTACCTGAGGCTTCTCGGTACGCACACTGGCGATATCAATGGCTTTTTCCAGGGCAAGTTTACTGTACTCTGAAAAGTCGATAGGCACAAGAATACGCTCCAGGGAAGGCTTGGTGTCTTCCGGAATGATGAGGAGAGCACATGCTGCACGGCGGGCCAGACGCTGTGCAAGCATACCACTTTGTTTACTCTTTTCTCTTCTGCCCAGTATAATAAGGTCTATATCCTTAATATCAATGATATTGAGCATTTGCCTGCCGATGCTGCCGGTCTTTACAATAATGTCAATTTTCTGCTTAACATCGGGCAGGTACTTGTCCACCTCGGATTGAATGATCCGCTTCTTTTCATCGATGGTCTTTTCCTTCAGGTCAGGAAATTCGCTTTTGAGTGCTTCTGGAAATTCTTCTTCTTTGAGAATGTAGACAAAGTTAATTTCCTCTACCCGATCACTTTGGGTAATGAAGCTTACGAAATTCATAAGCGTTTCGTCCAGATCGGATAAATCCAGACCTACAAGTACGTTTTTGAACATGTACATGATACAATCCCTGCTGTTTGGGGTTCAAAATTAGTATATTCCCTCAAGCATCCCGGTATATTTTCTCCGATTTTTCGTGGACCGGCCAGGCTTATAACTGATCAATATAAGGGTAAATACTGGTATAAATCGAGCGACGTAATATTGTTTGGAAACCAGGTGGATTATCCTGTTACCATTTCGGGTTTCCTGGCATAAGGGAAAATGGATTTTTTTTAAAGTTCACCCCTCCTTTTTTCATTAATAGTCTTTCAGAAGGTCCGCCAGCATTTCAAACTGCTCCTTAGAGTGAGCGGGAAAGTTGGCAATCCGGATGTGTTTATCGGCATAATCCCCGTATCCGGTACCTACTACAAGCCCATTCTTGGCCAGGTGACCCTGTAATTCCTCTACATCCCCGTCTACTTCCAGCACAATTACAGTCTGACTCCGGTTTTCTTTTTTCTGCACAAAAGGCCTTACGGTAGGGTGGCCTTCCACCGCATTATAGATTACGGCCGACTTATAGCCGGTCTCATTACGAATCTGTTTTATTCCACGCGTGATCATATCACGGGCCACTTTGCCCAGCAGGTAAATACCGAGAACATTCGGCGTCTCAGGGGTCTGGTCTTTCAGTGCCTTAGCCCAAAGGCTGGGGAGGCTGTGGTACGAGCCTACGGACCTTTTACGCATCAGCATCGACTCGGCTTTGGCCATGCACCGGTCATTTACTATCCAGACACCTAACCCGGCAGGCAGGCCGAATGCTTTCTGTACACTGAAATAGAGGCTGTCAAAGTCATTGAAATCAAAGGGCGCGCAGGGTATGGAAGAAACAGCGTCTACGGCTATAAGCTGCTCGGGAAAGGCCTTTCTAAGAACGCCCAGATCCTTCATGGTGTGCATAGCTCCGGTACTGGTCTCATTGTGGGTGATAGAAATGAGTTCGTACGTTTCACTGAGCATGATCTTTTCCAGGTCTACTACCTGGCCGTCCGGAGCCATTATCTTTTGGGGGTTACGTCCCAGTTCCATAGCTATTTTAAAAAAGCGGCTGGAGAAAGCTCCATTGATGAGGTGGTAAGATTCTTCTTCGACGAGGTTTTGTATGGTACGTTCCCATATCTCGGTGGCAGAGGCTGTAAAGAAGATATGGAAGTTGTCGGGTATGTCCAGTAGTTCGGACAGCGTTTCGCGGGTTTCCCGGAAGATTGACTGAAAGGTGGCACTGCGATGTGAAATACTGGGTATCTGATCACGGAGGGCTGCCCGGATATGATCCTGTACGGTAAAGTATAGTTCTGATGGCCCGGGGGTCAAATAAGTCCTTCTGATGTTCATCGGCCGCTGATGTGATTTAGTTTGTAATGTTTGTAAACGTAAGTAATGAAATATAGAAGCGGAATAAGCAGCATAATCCCGCATATCATAAACATGGTTGGTATCCCGAATTCTTCGGCCAGGTAACCGGTAAGTATGGCGCCTAAGCCGATGCCCAGGTCTATTGCGCTTAAAAAGGTGCTGTTTGCCATTCCTCTGCGTTCCACAGTAACCATGTTCATGATCATGGTCTGTAAGGTAGGAATGAATAAGCCATTGCCAAGGCCGATCACAAATCCTGATGCAAGCATAGGCGTGCTGCTCTCAGAGAGGGACAGAAGTATGAGACCGGTAATAGTGAGGGTGAAGGATGAGATCAGCAGTAAGCGCGGTCCCTTCTTATCCATGATACGGCCTGCAGTGGGCCGGAATATGGCTACTCCTGCTGCATACACCAAAAAGAAGATGCCTACATTTTCCATTCCTACCTGCTTGGCATACAGCGTGATAAAACCAAGAATGGCGGAATAGGGTATAGCTCCCATGAACATCATAAAGCTAATGGGCAGTACTTTTTTCTCGTACATAGTACGGAAGCTGATCTTACGCTTTGCCTTGGCCGGCGGTGGAAAGCGCATGAGCATAACCATGACGATGCCCAATAGTGCCAGTCCGAAAGCTGTATAAAACAGGCGGTCGTA
It contains:
- a CDS encoding TolC family protein, with amino-acid sequence MKASIRSFLFFLCLISTANFTRAQELPRLSPDTVLMHSAPLVTLDEALAIALRQNYSLRIAERDLEIAENNVTIGNAGFLPSLQASGNYNYSNQDTRIEFASPEADNIDRSGAVSESYGGALTLNYTIFGGGRFYIYDRLIAQSDIARLQESQAMQQTILDVSTQYLDMAGQYRSVQINEQAIAISAERYLRVKGRYEFGGVSKLELLNAEVDLRNDSITWKQSILAFKQQQNDFNVLLGVPVDTTYRIDTAFSYTRNLELQTILSEADQRNPSLRLAKLDRQVNELRVKETNAGFWPILDLSGGYQYNRTENEAGFVALQRTKGWNTALNLTFVIYDGDNRNRLVQNAEVNLASSDIRLEQARATLQADIRNAWVAYTTNVDLLESSLDNLEVARLQYTRSQEAFATGEINGLDLRDAQLNLIRARKNVSDQQIAVRQAEISLYYHAGLLVE
- a CDS encoding TolC family protein; translation: MKIFHKVLRTLLTGVLLGAAWYHPAAAQEGNSLSLAEALSLGLENNFDIRIERKRVDIAENNNSWGEAGRWPTINLVVDQQNSLSDVPNAAPFQLSGTTIRNSVSPGVNVSWTLFNGFAVNISKHRLALLEEQSMGNAALVVENTMKAIIGQYYQAVLEKERLEVFRRTLDVSGDRYRYVQERKRIGSAVTFDLLQEQTAYLTDSSNYVRQVQAYGQALRDLKVLLALPLDHQIQVSDSLEVIETNFDYDALYAQMAANNTNLRNQYLNQQLLKKSVMLAQAQQYPTITATGGYSHNRSRLDLSQANVGEGTPPVINNLSNQFFVNFTLNFTLYDGGRVKRDIANAMVEENIGDLLVDELMLELSNDLKTAVELYDVRKSLQAISALNAEASQLNVQLAEDKYSTGIINSFDYRDIQLAFLNASLENLQARYDLIQSETEILRLTGSLLQE
- a CDS encoding efflux RND transporter permease subunit yields the protein MKKLVGEFIKFPLLANLIILVLLMGGIGAGLLMKKSFFPERSTNNITINVAMPGASPREMEEGVATKIEQAVKAIPGIKEIISTSSENSANVNITTYENYDIDEILTEVKNAVDQISSFPENAEKPTVFKRKNTDRGVIMVLHGDLEMMELKEYAQRVEKDLLNSGLISQVEISGYPTLEISVEVPEENLNRYNLTFEDIITAIRTQNRDISAGTLRNTQEEVLIRSRAKEVDPDEIGNITLRSNAEGTNLLIKDIADVKLQFAEQSYSVYYNGEQSVNIEVTKLPEEDLEAISSYVNNYAATFNEKHNDVNLTITLDFLNTLHSRLNLLVKNGVIGFFLIIVVLGLFLNLRLSMWVAMGIPISFMGMAIAAYFGGVTINMISLFGMILVVGILVDDGIVIAENIYTHFEKGKKPMKAALDGTLEVLPAVFTSVLTTIVAFTPLFFVTGTFEFFGDLAFVVVASLSFSLVEAFLVLPGHIGSKSVLKQQERKTLFTRIKNALENSINWVRSHVYGKVLKKALDYRYVSFALIIFFFLITIGMFKGGIIRYTFFPPIQFDRIEIGVAFKPGTGEAIVEDYLVRFEQAVRQVEDTLAVYHPDFKFIESTTRVTGVMMNGGESGSHTGSIGVSLEDMEGSPISTFQIAGMIRQYIGPVPEAEKFAVGGMNRWGKPVSIGLLGNDLEEMEGATEMLKEELAGISMLKDISDTDPLGRREVLIQPKEEAYFLGLDRNIISNQLRQGFFGGEAQRLQRGIDEVRVYVRYPREDRMNIGQLESAKIRSQSGEAYPLTQLVDYSIERGPSSIRHRDGSREITIEADLEDPYAEVPAILEKIRTDIEPKVLASYPGVRFSYEGQSRNSEESLQQMIVYLGLALIVIIIILIISFRSFIQAILVILMIPLGWIGACWGHGLEGTPVSLLSAWGMLALAGVVINDAVVFIDKYNRNLLEGEDIQTAIFNAGQARFRAILLTTITTVAGLYPLILEQSFQAQFLIPMAVSVAYGILFGTMFILIFLPVLVLVFNDLRYGLARTFGHKIRRERLEPSIKNHRREKSIRMGNAKTLATTSVSREDNKGL